One window of Marmota flaviventris isolate mMarFla1 chromosome 5, mMarFla1.hap1, whole genome shotgun sequence genomic DNA carries:
- the Or2v1 gene encoding olfactory receptor 2V1 has protein sequence MGMWLNQSSIDGFILLGIFSHSQTDLVLFSAVMMVFMVALCGNVLLISLIYIDPRLHTPMYFFLSQLSLMDLMLVCNIVPKMAVNFLTGRKSISFVGCGIQIGFFVSLVGSEGLLLGLMAYDRYVAISHPLHYPVLMSQRVCLQIAGSSWAFGILDGMIQMVAAMSLPYCGSRTLDHFFCEVPTLLKLACADTSLFDTLLFACCVFMLLLPFSIIVASYARILGAVLHMRSVQARKKALATCSSHLTAVSLFYGAAMFIYLRPRRHRVPSHDKVVSIFYTVLTPMLNPLIYSLRNREVMGALRKGLGHCRIDSQH, from the coding sequence ATGGGAATGTGGTTGAACCAATCATCCATAGATGGATTCATCCTCTTGGGCATCTTCTCCCACAGCCAGACTGACCTTGTCCTCTTCTCTGCAGTCATGATGGTCTTCATGGTCGCCCTCTGTGGGAATGTTCTCCTCATCTCCCTCATCTACATAGATCCTCGACTTCAtacacccatgtacttcttcctcagtcAGCTCTCCCTCATGGACCTCATGTTGGTCTGTAACATTGTACCAAAGATGGCAGTCAACTTCTTGACTGGGAGGAAGTCCATCTCTTTTGTGGGATGTGGTATACAAATTGGATTTTTTGTGTCTCTTGTGGGGTCAGAGGGGCTCTTGCTTGGACTCATGGcttatgaccgctatgtggccattaGCCACCCACTTCATTATCCTGTGCTCATGAGTCAGAGGGTCTGTCTCCAGATTGCTGGGAGTTCCTGGGCTTTTGGAATACTGGATGGAATGATTCAAATGGTGGCAGCCATGAGCTTACCTTACTGTGGCTCAAGGACTTTGGATCACTTCTTCTGTGAGGTGCCAACTTTATTGAAACTAGCCTGTGCAGACACATCCCTTTTTGACACCCTGCTCTTTGCTTGCTGTGTCTTCATGCTATTGCTTCCCTTCTCCATCATTGTGGCCTCCTATGCTCGCATCCTGGGGGCTGTGCTCCATATGCGCTCTGTTCAGGCCCGTAAAAAGGCCCTGGCCACCTGTTCTTCCCATCTGACAGCAGTCTCTCTTTTCtatggggcagccatgttcattTATCTGAGGCCAAGACGACACAGGGTCCCTAGCCATGACAAAGTGGTCTCTATATTCTACACAGTTCTTACTCCTATGCTCAATCCTCTCATTTACAGCCTGAGGAACCGGGAGGTAATGGGAGCACTAAGGAAAGGGCTGGGCCATTGCAGGATTGACAGCCAGCACTGA